In one window of Camelina sativa cultivar DH55 chromosome 15, Cs, whole genome shotgun sequence DNA:
- the LOC104745555 gene encoding uncharacterized protein LOC104745555, whose amino-acid sequence MEFREKLLKFKFHIVLAFVISLLTVALVTYSPGFLTVLSYFWPLFVSTALFLAAIFFFARTSDLPSSSTIPGEGAGLKVATEGILDYVVGGQHEETLFGSFTNLD is encoded by the coding sequence ATGGAGTTCCGGGAGAAGCTTCTGAAGTTCAAGTTCCACATCGTCTTGGCTTTCGTTATATCTCTCCTCACCGTGGCTCTCGTCACTTATTCCCCTGGTTTCCTCACTGTATTATCTTACTTCTGGCCACTATTTGTCTCGACAGCTCTCTTTCTCGCCGCCATTTTCTTCTTCGCACGCACCTCCGACCTTCCGTCTTCATCTACCATCCCCGGCGAAGGCGCCGGCTTAAAGGTGGCGACGGAAGGGATTCTTGACTATGTCGTCGGCGGACAACACGAAGAAACTCTCTTTGGTAGTTTCACCAACCTCGACTAA
- the LOC104745553 gene encoding pentatricopeptide repeat-containing protein At3g13150-like, whose translation MSKVGSSLYSRLHGIFKGSAIATAKSTKPKRQTKPSKFPSKLKAPTASSTAVVDGVESSNNAKELKTSKLTKKVEKFKKSCESESFRQVHGLYSAFIRRLREAKKFSTIDEVLQYQKKFDDIKSEDFVIRMMLLYGYSGMAEHAHKLFDEMPELNCERTVKSFNTLLSAYVNSGKLDEAMKAFKELPEKLGITPDLVTYNTMIKALCRKGSMDSILAIFEELEKNGFEPDLITFNTLLEELYRRELFVEGDRIWDLMKSKNLAPNIRSYNSRVRGLTRNKKFTDAINLIDVMKTEGIVPDVHTYNAFITAYRLDNNLEEVMKWYNEIKEKGLTPDTVTYCLLIPLLCKKGDLDRAVEISEEAIKHKLLSRPNMYKPVVERLMGAGKIDKATQLVKNGKLQSYFRYLPDVSGKKKATSSPVSSSPETSSSPLSPETILLSLSLETSSSPDSSSSVSSNPDSSSSVSSNRPTSSSVDSSSSDSDSSSPYSSSSGSSGLHSSSSDSSSSYTSSSGSSSPYSSSSVSSSGLLDD comes from the coding sequence ATGAGCAAGGTGGGCTCATCGCTGTACAGTCGTCTCCATGGGATCTTCAAAGGGTCTGCAATCGCCACCGCTAAGTCCACAAAACCTAAACGCCAAACCAAACCCAGTAAATTCCCTAGTAAATTGAAGGCACCCACAGCATCTTCCACCGCCGTAGTAGACGGAGTGGAGTCGTCAAACAACGCCAAGGAATTGAAAACTTCGAAATTGACGAAGAAAGTAGAGAAGTTCAAGAAATCATGCGAGTCAGAGAGTTTCCGGCAAGTCCATGGACTCTACAGTGCGTTTATCCGCCGTCTCAGGGAAGCGAAGAAGTTCTCAACGATCGACGAAGTTCTTCAGTACCAGAAGAAGTTCGATGACATCAAGTCTGAAGATTTCGTTATCCGTATGATGCTTTTGTATGGCTACTCAGGAATGGCGGAGCATGCACACAAgttgttcgatgaaatgcctgagcTAAACTGTGAACGTACTGTCAAGTCGTTCAATACGCTTTTATCGGCTTATGTTAATTCAGGGAAGCTTGATGAGGCCATGAAGGCTTTCAAGGAGTTGCCGGAGAAGCTAGGTATTACCCCTGATTTGGTTACTTATAATACTATGATCAAAGCACTTTGTCGTAAAGGCTCTATGGATAGTATATTAGCCATCTTTGAGGAGCTGGAGAAGAATGGGTTTGAGCCTGACTTGATTACTTTCAACACACTGTTAGAAGAGTTGTATAGGAGGGAGTTGTTTGTTGAAGGAGATAGGATTTGGGATTTGATGAAATCCAAGAATCTTGCTCCTAACATCAGGAGTTATAACTCCAGGGTGAGAGGTCTGACTCGGAACAAGAAGTTCACTGATGCAATTAACTTGATCGATGTTATGAAAACTGAAGGGATCGTCCCAGATGTTCATACATACAATGCTTTCATCACGGCTTACCGCCTTGATAACAACCTCGAGGAGGTTATGAAATGGTACAATGAGATAAAGGAGAAGGGTCTGACTCCTGATACGGTGACTTACTGTTTGTTAATCCCTCTTCTCTGCAAGAAAGGTGATCTAGATAGAGCGGTTGAGATATCTGAAGAGGCCATCAAACACAAGCTTCTGTCTCGCCCCAACATGTACAAACCCGTGGTTGAGCGTTTGATGGGTGCAGGCAAGATCGATAAAGCAACACAGCTAGTGAAGAATGGTAAGTTACAGAGTTACTTTCGGTACCTACCAGACGTGTCTGGTAAGAAGAAGGCCACTTCCAGTCCGGTCTCGTCAAGTCCGGAAACCTCTTCGAGTCCGTTAAGTCCGGAGACCATTCTGTTGTCTTTAAGTCTGGAGACCTCTTCAAGTCCGGACTCCTCGAGCTCGGTCTCTTCAAATCCGGACTCTTCCAGCTCGGTCTCTTCAAATCGGCCGACTTCTTCGAGTGTGGACTCTTCCAGCTCGGACTCGGACTCTTCCAGTCCGTATTCTTCCAGCTCGGGCTCTTCGGGTCTGCACTCTTCCAGCTCGGATTCTTCCAGCTCGTACACTTCCAGCTCGGGCTCTTCGAGTCCCTACTCTTCCAGCTCAGTCTCTTCGTCTGGCTTGTTGGACGATTAA
- the LOC104745551 gene encoding meiotic recombination protein SPO11-1-like isoform X1: MEGKISSSEDTNLLQRIKEFTRSVVEDLAEGRSPKISINRFRNYCMNPESDCFCSSDKPKGQDILTLKREPQTYRIDMLLRVMLIFQQLLQENRHASKRDIYYMHPSAFKAQSVVDRAIGDICILFQCSRYNLNVVSVGNGLVMGWLKFREAGRKFDCLNSLNTAFPVPVLVEEVEDIVSLAEYILVVEKETVFQRLANDMFCKMNRCIVITVSTAVDLFFLISVLTSFAFLSSNFFGKGMIVFWQGRGYPDVSTRRFLRLLIEKLQLPVHCLVDCDPYGFEILATYRFGSMQMAYDIESLRAPDMKWLGAFPSDSEIYNVPKQCLLPLTEEDKKRTEALLLRCYLKRELPQWRLELETMLERGVKFEIEALSVHSLSFLSEVYIPSKIRRDLNSP; the protein is encoded by the exons ATGGAGGGAAAAATTTCGAGTTCAGAAGATACTAATTTGCTTCAAAGGATCAAAG AATTTACTCGATCGGTCGTTGAAGATCTTGCCGAGGGAAGATCTCCGAAAATTTCAATCAATCGATTTAGGAACTATTGCATGAATCCTGAATCGGACTG CTTTTGCAGCTCTGATAAACCAAAGGGTCAGGACATTCTTACTCTTAAGAGGGAACCTCAAACCTACAGAATCG ATATGTTGCTAAGAGTAATGTTGATATtccaacaacttcttcaagaaAATAGACATGCATCCAAAAGAGATATCTACTACATGCACCCTTCAGCATTCAAAG CTCAATCAGTTGTGGACCGTGCTATTGGTGATATATGCATCCTTTTTCAGTGTAGTCGGTACAACTTGAATGTG GTTTCTGTTGGAAACGG GTTGGTGATGGGCTGGTTAAAATTTAGGGAAGCTGGAAGGAAGTTTGATTGTTTAAACAGCTTGAATACT GCATTTCCCGTTCCTGTTCTTGTAGAGGAAGTCGAAG ATATTGTTAGCCTAGCAGAGTACATACTGGTGGTGGAAAAAGAAACAG tattcCAGCGTTTAGCAAATGATATGTTTTGCAAGATGAACCGCTGCATCGTTATCACAGTAAGCACTGCAGTTGATTTGTTCTTTCTGATTTCAGTTTTGACTAGTTTTGCTTTCCTTTCTTCCAATTTTTTCGGTAAAGGTATGATTGTTTTTTGGCAGGGAAGAGGCTATCCTGATGTCTCAACAAGAAG GTTCTTGCGACTCCTCATTGAGAAGTTGCAACTACCTGTGCATTGTCTAGTCGATTGTGATCCATATGGCTTTGAGATCCTAGCCACATACCGTTTTGGCTCCATG CAAATGGCCTATGATATTGAATCATTACGAGCACCAGATATGAAATGGTTGGGAGCTTTTCCTTCAGACTCTGAGATATATAATGTACCCAAACAGTGCCTTTTGCCTTTGACAGAAGAAG ATAAGAAAAGAACTGAGGCACTGTTGCTTAGATGCTACCTGAAACGTGAACTGCCACAATGGAG ATTGGAACTTGAAACGATGCTGGAAAGAGGAGTGAAGTTTGAGATCGAAGCACTCTCAGTTCACTCACTGTCTTTTTTGTCAGAGGTTTATATTCCTTCCAAGATTCGTCGTGACTTAAATTCGCCTTGA
- the LOC104745551 gene encoding meiotic recombination protein SPO11-1-like isoform X2 → MEGKISSSEDTNLLQRIKEFTRSVVEDLAEGRSPKISINRFRNYCMNPESDCFCSSDKPKGQDILTLKREPQTYRIDMLLRVMLIFQQLLQENRHASKRDIYYMHPSAFKAQSVVDRAIGDICILFQCSRYNLNVVSVGNGLVMGWLKFREAGRKFDCLNSLNTAFPVPVLVEEVEDIVSLAEYILVVEKETVFQRLANDMFCKMNRCIVITGRGYPDVSTRRFLRLLIEKLQLPVHCLVDCDPYGFEILATYRFGSMQMAYDIESLRAPDMKWLGAFPSDSEIYNVPKQCLLPLTEEDKKRTEALLLRCYLKRELPQWRLELETMLERGVKFEIEALSVHSLSFLSEVYIPSKIRRDLNSP, encoded by the exons ATGGAGGGAAAAATTTCGAGTTCAGAAGATACTAATTTGCTTCAAAGGATCAAAG AATTTACTCGATCGGTCGTTGAAGATCTTGCCGAGGGAAGATCTCCGAAAATTTCAATCAATCGATTTAGGAACTATTGCATGAATCCTGAATCGGACTG CTTTTGCAGCTCTGATAAACCAAAGGGTCAGGACATTCTTACTCTTAAGAGGGAACCTCAAACCTACAGAATCG ATATGTTGCTAAGAGTAATGTTGATATtccaacaacttcttcaagaaAATAGACATGCATCCAAAAGAGATATCTACTACATGCACCCTTCAGCATTCAAAG CTCAATCAGTTGTGGACCGTGCTATTGGTGATATATGCATCCTTTTTCAGTGTAGTCGGTACAACTTGAATGTG GTTTCTGTTGGAAACGG GTTGGTGATGGGCTGGTTAAAATTTAGGGAAGCTGGAAGGAAGTTTGATTGTTTAAACAGCTTGAATACT GCATTTCCCGTTCCTGTTCTTGTAGAGGAAGTCGAAG ATATTGTTAGCCTAGCAGAGTACATACTGGTGGTGGAAAAAGAAACAG tattcCAGCGTTTAGCAAATGATATGTTTTGCAAGATGAACCGCTGCATCGTTATCACA GGAAGAGGCTATCCTGATGTCTCAACAAGAAG GTTCTTGCGACTCCTCATTGAGAAGTTGCAACTACCTGTGCATTGTCTAGTCGATTGTGATCCATATGGCTTTGAGATCCTAGCCACATACCGTTTTGGCTCCATG CAAATGGCCTATGATATTGAATCATTACGAGCACCAGATATGAAATGGTTGGGAGCTTTTCCTTCAGACTCTGAGATATATAATGTACCCAAACAGTGCCTTTTGCCTTTGACAGAAGAAG ATAAGAAAAGAACTGAGGCACTGTTGCTTAGATGCTACCTGAAACGTGAACTGCCACAATGGAG ATTGGAACTTGAAACGATGCTGGAAAGAGGAGTGAAGTTTGAGATCGAAGCACTCTCAGTTCACTCACTGTCTTTTTTGTCAGAGGTTTATATTCCTTCCAAGATTCGTCGTGACTTAAATTCGCCTTGA
- the LOC104745552 gene encoding pentatricopeptide repeat-containing protein At3g13160, mitochondrial-like, protein MSSLSRFLLRSTFSFSTPTNRRFFSAVTAAATTTSPPKPSSLITLVNDERDPKFITEKFKKACEVEWFRKNIAVYERTVRRLAAAKKFEWIEEILEEQNKYPNMSKEGFVARIINLYGRVGMFENAQKVFDEMPERNCKGTVLSFNALLNACVNSKKFDLVEELFKELPGKLSIEPDVASYNTLIKGLCGKGSFTEAVALIDEIENKGLKPDHITFNILLHESYTKGKIQEGEKIWARMGEKKVRRDVRSYNARLLGLATEMKSDEMVNLFDELKVNGIKPDVFTYTAMIKGSVGEGKLDEAITWYKEIEKNGLRPMKFIFTSLLPAMCKAGDLESAYELCKEIFSKRLLVDGAILQEVVDELVKGSKQDEAEEIVELAKTNDYLQCKLRLSSEE, encoded by the coding sequence ATGTCGTCGCTCTCCCGCTTTCTCCTCCGTAGCACCTTCAGCTTCAGCACTCCCACAAACCGCCGCTTTTTCTCCGCCGTTACCGCAGCTGCAACAACAACCTCGCCACCCAAACCTTCATCCCTCATCACTCTCGTAAATGACGAACGTGACCCCAAATTCATCACGGAGAAGTTCAAGAAGGCTTGCGAAGTAGAGTGGTTCCGGAAGAATATAGCCGTCTATGAGAGAACCGTTCGCCGTCTCGCCGCAGCCAAGAAGTTTGAGTGGATCGAGGAGATCCTGGAGGAGCAAAACAAGTACCCAAACATGTCAAAGGAAGGATTCGTGGCCAGGATTATCAATCTCTATGGACGAGTTGGTATGTTTGAGAATGCGCAgaaggtgttcgacgaaatgcctgagAGAAACTGTAAGGGAACAGTGTTGTCATTCAACGCTTTGCTTAATGCGTGTGTGAACTCTAAGAAGTTCGATTTGGTTGAAGAACTCTTCAAGGAGTTGCCTGGTAAGCTCTCGATTGAACCAGATGTTGCATCTTACAATACTTTGATCAAAGGATTGTGTGGAAAAGGTTCCTTTACTGAAGCTGTTGCTTTGATTGATGAGATTGAGAACAAGGGATTGAAACCTGATCATATCACCTTCAACATACTATTACATGAGTCGTATACAAAAGGGAAGATCCAGGAGGGAGAAAAGATATGGGCTAGAATGGGAGAGAAGAAGGTTAGGAGAGACGTCCGTAGTTACAATGCTCGGTTGTTAGGATTAGCCACAGAGATGAAATCAGATGAGATGGTTAATCTATTTGACGAACTTAAGGTTAATGGGATTAAACCCGATGTTTTCACATACACTGCCATGATTAAAGGAAGCGTCGGTGAAGGAAAACTTGATGAAGCCATAACGTGGTAcaaggagattgagaagaatGGTCTGCGTCCGATGAAATTCATCTTTACCTCACTACTTCCCGCAATGTGCAAGGCGGGAGATTTAGAGTCTGCTTATGAGCTCTGCAAGGAGATATTCAGTAAGCGTTTACTTGTCGATGGAGCCATCTTGCAGGAGGTAGTTGATGAATTGGTGAAAGGGTCTAAGCAAGATGAAGCTGAAGAGATCGTCGAGCTTGCAAAGACGAATGACTATTTGCAGTGCAAGCTACGTCTCTCTTCCGAAGAGTAG
- the LOC104745554 gene encoding uncharacterized protein LOC104745554: protein MYKAFYIFSMELTMAMEITGFLVRISSSLLWFQIYRLGASIIDTSFPRQSDSDLRNSFLKPPLLARQRSRDPELRNSFLEPPAIPKPRSRSDEILGDSAEEPAFYTPLLDGCQSNITTPNITQVVKNIIQLEIYTKDPHHLLQKPLEISLLSPGPWRHLIQVSVDDITSIDCGRKIAYG from the exons ATGTATAAAGCCTTTTACATCTTCTCTATGGAACTCACTATGGCTATGGAGATTACTGGGTTTCTTGTGAGGATATCGTCTTCTCTGTTATGGTTTCAGATTTATAGGCTGGGAGCTTCTATTATAGACACTTCATTTCCTCGTCAGTCAGATTCAGATTTACGAAATAGCTTCTTAAAACCTCCTCTTCTAGCAAGGCAACGTTCACGTGATCCAGAATTAAGAAATAGCTTCTTAGAGCCCCCTGCTATACCTAAGCCACGTTCACGTTCGGATGAAATCTTGGGAGATTCTGCTGAAGAACCAGCTTTCTACACTCCTCTCCTTGATGGCTGCCAAAGCAATATCACTACGCCCAATATAACACAG GTGGTTAAAAATATCATTCAGCTGGAGATATATACAAAGGATCCCCATCATCTGCTGCAGAAGCCTCTCGAAATAAGTCTCCTTTCTCCAGGTCCTTGGAGGCACTTGATTCAAGTCTCCGTTGATGATATTACATCTATTGACTGTGGCCG GAAGATAGCTTATGGCTAG
- the LOC104745549 gene encoding uncharacterized protein LOC104745549 — MDYNYCVDMSCVMKVNRSCMLCTQKVSEVMHCLYAVYSMEFVGDDNSIKLKARVNPSILMAVMDRYGEHGKIINLRFDGEVLNPRGGGYYGHSGYFLPAMASSGGYNPYSYPPSYPCAGNYAPYTCNQQRQTDQGPRNPHTTPPVYPMPMPSSRSVHSYAYVEPQYYTGSSGGLCSIM; from the exons ATGGATTACAATTACTGTGTCGATATG AGCTGTGTGATGAAAGTGAACAGAAGCTGCATGCTTTGTACGCAAAAAGTGTCTGAAGTAATGCATTGTCTCTACG CTGTTTACTCAATGGAATTCGTCGGAGACGACAACTCAATAAAACTAAAGGCGAGGGTTAACCCTAGTATATTGATGGCGGTAATGGATCGGTACGGCGAACATGGAAAGATCATCAATCTCCGTTTCGACGGAGAAGTTTTGAATCCCCGCGGCGGCGGTTATTACGGTCATTCAGGCTATTTCCTTCCTGCCATGGCCTCCTCCGGTGGTTATAATCCATATTCGTATCCGCCGTCGTATCCGTGCGCTGGAAACTATGCTCCTTATACGTGTAATCAGCAGCGGCAGACGGATCAGGGACCACGGAACCCGCATACAACACCGCCGGTTTATCCTATGCCGATGCCATCGTCAAGATCGGTTCATAGTTACGCTTACGTAGAACCGCAGTATTATACGGGTTCGTCGGGTGGACTTTGCTCGATCATGTGA